From Cannabis sativa cultivar Pink pepper isolate KNU-18-1 chromosome 8, ASM2916894v1, whole genome shotgun sequence, a single genomic window includes:
- the LOC133030214 gene encoding uncharacterized protein LOC133030214 — protein sequence MQLLERVKEESPFNNFFEREPLAFSGALIHQLFMHKIKSDKDDEVHFYIAKKRCRFGRTEFALVTGLNLLRGPTEAEVSERATSDRLIVEYFNGDPSISIGRLRSVFESCTEKDDCYKLGLVLFVMGVLTGKEEKNLVPPFIIRMVEDLPFFYNYPWGKISFNLLKDTWSKDFVQKKKHMDEKIVKGTTQKESKYSAYGYAVALQYWAYESILELAEKFAIRRSHRFPRMVNWESKDAPLGKEEVIRLFAKKLTVYSVLCPRSNEAEFLSHVTGGEAPLFVDMEELVIGDDGQPTQDSLRSQASKLALTLEQRAEEAGIFRDDTPPHSPPSGARSVPPSASMPDSASMPQSASIPSTSQPQVPISSAILARLERVEKEQLALKQGQTDILKGQNEIMGYLKTLLALMGDQRRPSVEAEPQPDAVSPGDEFILPNDYRPNDEEDVLRTPQNMSVTSIGDTQDSEVQVLETVPTPVEKRTKKRPRWFDEYTEMKKKMKPSTTNVNVDPLRPVDEKLLHSFRNWLVGTIGNKYPRDVFTGLCGVAWFSTLNTDKLWLSDDHLDAAFHMMRRRQHFFPELYPRKCTVMPSWFTSSLRGRWDAWKSNTDHDGFVWDESILELLRGDPNQFLPSWKGMECIYMSMFLNRSKHWIAMEVNLELWKIFLFDSSLGSLTKDELNSLMDVWCPLLAKLVDQCGVCDTHYMVMVP from the exons ATGCAGTTGTTGGAAAGGGTGAAGGAGGAATCCCCTTTCAACAATTTTTTTGAGAGAGAGCCATTAGCGTTTTCAGGTGCTCTTATCCATCAGCTCTTCATGCATAAGATAAAATCAGATAAAGATGATGAGGTGCATTTTTATATTGCAAAGAAGAGATGCCGATTCGGCCGAACTGAGTTTGCCTTGGTGACTGGGCTTAATTTGTTACGTGGACCGACTGAGGCTGAGGTTTCGGAGAGGGCGACGTCAGACCGTTTGATAGTAGAATATTTTAATGGGGATCCATCTATCAGCATTGGTCGTCTGCGCAGCGTCTTTGAGAGTTGCACTGAGAAGGATGATTGTTACAAGTTGGGTTTGGTGCTGTTCGTGATGGGTGTTCTGACTGGGAAAGAAGAGAAGAACCTGGTTCCCCCATTTATCATTAGAATGGTTGAGGACCTCCCTTTTTTCTACAATTACCCGTGGGGGAAAATTTCTTTCAACTTGTTGAAAGATACTTGGAGTAAGGACTTTGTACAAAAGAAAAAGCATATGGATGAGAAGATTGTGAAGGGAACGACTCAGAAGGAGTCAAAGTATTCGGCCTATGGATATGCTGTAGCATTGCAGTATTGGGCTTATGAGTCCATCCTCGAGCTTGCTGAGAAATTTGCAATCAGAAGATCGCATCGCTTTCCCCGAATGGTGAACTGGGAGAGTAAGGATGCCCCACTCGGGAAAGAGGAAGTCATCAGATTATTTGCAAAAAAA TTGACAGTGTACTCCGTTTTATGTCCGCGGAGTAATGAGGCCGAGTTTTTGAGCCACGTCACTGGAGGTGAGGCGCCTCTATTTGTGGATATGGAAGAATTGGTTATTGGCGATGATGGCCAGCCTACTCAGGATAGTTTGCGCAGCCAAGCTTCAAAGCTTGCACTCACGCTAGAACAGCGAGCGGAGGAAGCTGGAATCTTCAGAGATGATACACCACCACATTCTCCACCATCAGGGGCCCGTTCTGTTCCACCGTCTGCCTCAATGCCCGATTCTGCATCTATGCCGCAGTCAGCATCTATTCCCAGCACCTCACAGCCTCAGGTGCCAATATCTTCTGCCATATTGGCAAGATTGGAGCGTGTTGAAAAGGAACAGCTTGCTTTGAAGCAAGGCCAGACTGATATTTTGAAAGGGCAGAATGAGATAATGGGTTACTTGAAGACCCTATTGGCTCTTATGGGAGATCAGAGAAGGCCCAGCGTAGAGGCAGAGCCACAGCCAGACGCCGTGTCTCCAGGAGATGAGTTCATTCTTCCGAATGATTACAGACCTAATGATGAGGAAGATGTACTCCGGACACCTCAGAACATGTCGGTCACGTCCATTGGAGATACCCAAGATTCAGAGGTTCAGGTTTTAGAGACCGTTCCAACACCGGTGGAGAAGAGAACGAAGAAAAGGCCAAGGTGGTTTGACGAGTACaccgaaatgaagaagaagatgaagccaTCAACAACCAATGTGAATGTTGACCCACTTCGGCCCGTTGATGAGAAGCTACTACATAGTTTTCGAAATTGGTTAGTGGGAACCATCGGAAACAAGTATCCGAGGGACGTCTTCACCGGTCTGTGTGGCGTGGCTTGGTTCTCGACCCTAAATACAGACAAACTATGGCTTTCTGATGAC CATTTGGATGCTGCTTTCCATATGATGAGGAGGAGGCAACACTTCTTCCCGGAGTTGTACCCACGTAAGTGTACTGTGATGCCATCTTGGTTTACCTCATCGTTGAGGGGTCGGTGGGATGCTTGGAAGAGCAATACTGACCATGATGGTTTTGTTTGGGATGAGTCCATCTTGGAACTCCTTCGTGGGGATCCAAACCAATTTTTGCCTTCTTGGAAGGGTATGGAGTGCATATACATGTCCATGTTCTTGAACAGATCGAAACATTGGATCGCTATGGAGGTCAATCTTGAGTTGTGGAAGATATTCCTCTTCGATTCGAGTCTTGGATCTCTAACGAAAGACGAACTGAATTCGCTTATGGATGTGTGGTGCCCTTTACTAGCCAAATTGGTGGACCAGTGTGGTGTATGTGACACTCATTACATGGTGATGGTCCCTTAA